TGCTTCATTTTTACTGTTGGTGACTTTCCCCGAGACGCCGGAGGTGGTTTCTTGAGCTAGCAGCAAGGTAGGTAGGCCCAAGGCAACCAAAATAGTCAAAAGCAGTTTCTTCAGACTCATGATGGTGTTATTTAGTTTCTTGGGTGCAAAGAAAAAACATAAATCTTCAGATTTTTGAGCTAAATATTAACAAATTGTTAGGACGAAGCAAGCTTTCCTAGAGGGGGAAGACCACGTATTGACTATGAGCCGCTTGTGGTGACAGATGGGGAAGACCCCCGAATTCACTAATTTTGCATTACTATAAAGGAGTGTTTATGGATAGTATACAAAGCGCTATAGAAGATATAAAACAAGGTAAACTGGTCATCGTCGTGGACGACGAAGACCGTGAGAATGAGGGCGATTTTATCACCGCGGCTGCTAACGTCACCCCCGAGATCATCAATTTCATGAGCAAACACGGCAGGGGGCTGATTTGTGCACCCCTTCCGGAAGACCGGTGCGAGGCGCTCCAACTGGACCTCATGGTCACCAACAATACGGCCCTGCACCAAACCCCGTTCACCGTATCGGTCGACCTGATCGGTCACGGCTGTACCACGGGCATATCCGCCCACGACCGGGCCAAGACCGTACAGGCGCTGATCGACCCCGCCACGACCCCCGAGGACCTCGGCAGACCGGGGCATATTTTCCCCCTGAAGGCCAAAAAGGAAGGCGTTCTTCGCCGGACCGGGCATACCGAGGCCACCATCGATCTGGCCCGCCTGGCCGGTTTTGACGCCGCGGGCGTTCTGGTGGAGATCATGAACGAGGACGGGACCATGGCCCGGCTCCCCCAACTGGAGGTCATCGCCAAAACCTTCGACCTGAAACTCATATCCATCAAGGACCTGATCGAATACCGCCTGAAAACCGATTCCCTCATCGAAGAGGTCGTCCGGGTAGACATGCCCACCAAATGGGGGCATTTCAAACTCATCGCTTTCCACGAAAAGGGGACCAAAAACGAGCACCTGGCGTTGATCAAGGGCTCCTGGGAGCCCGGGGAGCCGGTCCTGACCCGGGTACACTCTTCCTGTTTCACCGGGGACATCATGGGGTCCATGCGTTGTGACTGCGGCGAACAGCTCCACACAGCCATGGAAATGATCGAACGCGAGGGCAAGGGCGTACTCCTGTACATGAACCAGGAAGGCCGCGGTATCGGGTTGCTCAACAAGCTCAAGGCCTATAAGCTCCAGGAAGAAGGTATGGATACCGTGGAGGCCAACCTCCATTTGGGTTTTGGGATGGACGACCGGGACTATGGCGTGGGTGCACAGATCCTGCGCTACCTGGGGATCACCCAGCTCCGCCTGATGAGCAACAACCCGCGGAAACGGGCCGGTCTTTTGGGATATGGCCTGGAGATCGTTGAGACGGTGCCCATTCGCATCGATCCTAATCCCCACAACGAGCGGTATTTGCAAACGAAGCGGGACCGCCTGGGACACGAAATTTTGAAATAAGCCGGGGCGCCCTCACAAGGGGCGCCCTTAGTTTGTCCCCCCCGACGGCGGCGCCGGACGCTTCGCATTCACGCGCTTGCGCTCATTGACAAAAAGGTCGATGAGCCGGTCGAAGTCTTTCCGGTAGTTCAGGCTGAGCCCCGTCCGGTTGGAACGCCCATATGTCATGTCGTAGTTCGTACGGTTATACCCCACGAGGCGAAGGTGGCCGTCCGGGGTGATGCTCCATTGGGCCGCCAGGTCCGGTGAGGTCAGCAGGTCCGTGTTGCCCTGTGTAAAGAGAGGGACGGTCGAATAGTCGACCGTGGCACCTGCTTTGACGATCACCCGCCCGCTGAGGAAGTACTTATTGATCCCCGCTTTGCCGGCATTGGTCACCCAGTTGAAGTTGGATTGGTTGGCGTTTTGGATGGCAAAGGCCGGGTTGATCGAAATATAAGGATCTATCGTATTGTTTTTCAACACCTTTTTAACAAGCTCGCGAACGGTG
This sequence is a window from Dinghuibacter silviterrae. Protein-coding genes within it:
- a CDS encoding bifunctional 3,4-dihydroxy-2-butanone-4-phosphate synthase/GTP cyclohydrolase II; translation: MDSIQSAIEDIKQGKLVIVVDDEDRENEGDFITAAANVTPEIINFMSKHGRGLICAPLPEDRCEALQLDLMVTNNTALHQTPFTVSVDLIGHGCTTGISAHDRAKTVQALIDPATTPEDLGRPGHIFPLKAKKEGVLRRTGHTEATIDLARLAGFDAAGVLVEIMNEDGTMARLPQLEVIAKTFDLKLISIKDLIEYRLKTDSLIEEVVRVDMPTKWGHFKLIAFHEKGTKNEHLALIKGSWEPGEPVLTRVHSSCFTGDIMGSMRCDCGEQLHTAMEMIEREGKGVLLYMNQEGRGIGLLNKLKAYKLQEEGMDTVEANLHLGFGMDDRDYGVGAQILRYLGITQLRLMSNNPRKRAGLLGYGLEIVETVPIRIDPNPHNERYLQTKRDRLGHEILK